The window TGCCGCCGCCGGGGGTCAAGATCGGCTAGCGCTTCTTCTTCCGCGAAGCCACTTCCAGCGACCTGCGGGCCCAGTCGACCAGCAGGTCGCTGTCGTCCAGCGCCTCCACCGGCGCGGACCAGTAGGCCATCGGCTTGCCCTCGCCGATGGGATCAAAGGCCTGGGAACCCGCCGCTTCGAAATCGGGTTTCAGCGACTCGTCGCCCTTGAGATAGAGGGTGTCGTCGTCGATCAGGGCGAAGAACAGGCCGTTCGCATAGAGCCCGACCCCGCCGAACATCTTGCGTGAGGTCAGCACCCCCAGCGGGGCCAGCTGTTCGAGTACGAAGTCCAGATAGTCCGAAGAGACCGCCATGCCCGTTTCCATCCGCCCCGCCGTCGCCGCTGACAGCGCCCTGATCCTGCAGTTCATCCGCGATCTGGCCGAGTATGAAAAGCTGCTCGATACGGTGGAGGCTACGGAAGCCCATGTCACGGCGGCGCTGTTCGGGGACCATCCGCGCGCCTTTGCCGACATTGCCGAGCTCGACGGCGTCCCGGTGGGCTTTGCCCTGTGGTTCTACAATTTCTCGACCTTTGTCGGCCGGCACGGCATCTGGCTGGAGGATCTGTTCGTGCGGCCAGAAGCCCGGGGTGCCGGGGCCGGCAAGGCCCTGCTGGCTGGCCTGGCCCGGCGCTGCGTGGACGAGAATCTGGGCCGGCTGGAATGGTCGGTCCTGGACTGGAACGCCCCGTCGATCGCCTTCTATGACAGCCTTGGCGCGGCCGCGATGGACGAGTGGACCATCCGTCGCCTGACCGGCGAGGCCTTGAAGAGTTTGGCGGAGGCCTGAGCCTGTCGAAGGACGAGGGCAAACCCAGAGAAGGGGGCGAGCCCACTCTCGCCAGGCTCTATTCCAGCCGGTCAGCCTTGCGCAGCTCCGGGAACATCCAGGCCCACAGGCCGGTCACGCCCAGCGCGCCGATGCCGCCAAACACCACGGCGCCGACCGGGCCCAGAAACCAGGCCGCAACACCGCTTTCGGCCTCGCCCAGTTCGTTCGAGGCGCTGATGAACACCCCCGAAACGGCCGACACGCGGCCACGCATGGCGTCGGGGGTGACGATCTGGACCAGGGTCTGGCGCACATAGACACTCAGCATGTCGGCCCCGCCGAGCAGGGCCAGGGCCCCGACCGAGAGCCAGACCAGCTTGGACAGACCAAAGACCACCGTGGCGGCACCGAACACCGCCACGCCGAGGAACATGACCCGGCCAGCATGGCGACGGATCGGATTGCTGGCCAGATAGATCGCCACCAGAGTGGCCCCCACGGCCGGGGCAGCCCTTAACAGTCCAAAGCCGCCGGGTCCGATGTGCAGCACATCCTTGGCAAAGACCGGCAGCAGGGCGGTGGCCCCCCCGAGGATCACCGCGAACAGGTCGAGAGAGATCGAGCCAAAGACGATCTTGTTGTTCCAGACATAGGACAGCCCCTCGCGGATCAGCTCCAGCCGTGAGCCCTCCTGGGCCTCTGGCCGGGTGTTGGTCCGGATCATCAGGGCCAGGAGGGCCGCGACCAGATAGAGGGCA of the Caulobacter henricii genome contains:
- a CDS encoding GNAT family N-acetyltransferase; amino-acid sequence: MPVSIRPAVAADSALILQFIRDLAEYEKLLDTVEATEAHVTAALFGDHPRAFADIAELDGVPVGFALWFYNFSTFVGRHGIWLEDLFVRPEARGAGAGKALLAGLARRCVDENLGRLEWSVLDWNAPSIAFYDSLGAAAMDEWTIRRLTGEALKSLAEA
- a CDS encoding TfoX/Sxy family protein is translated as MAVSSDYLDFVLEQLAPLGVLTSRKMFGGVGLYANGLFFALIDDDTLYLKGDESLKPDFEAAGSQAFDPIGEGKPMAYWSAPVEALDDSDLLVDWARRSLEVASRKKKR
- a CDS encoding MFS transporter; the protein is MSDAPDLAEPPPPDTSTRALLRERDFVLYWTARFASTLGVQIQSVALGWQVYAIARLTRSVGESAFLVSMIGLAQFLPLLALTLIAGETADRRTRKLIVATTLAIDAVSALVLLILALSGSHALWPIFAVSVVFGASRAFLSPASSAMSPMLVPRPLLPRAIAWSSLSWQSGSIIGPALGGLLLIHSPTLAFGASFALYLVAALLALMIRTNTRPEAQEGSRLELIREGLSYVWNNKIVFGSISLDLFAVILGGATALLPVFAKDVLHIGPGGFGLLRAAPAVGATLVAIYLASNPIRRHAGRVMFLGVAVFGAATVVFGLSKLVWLSVGALALLGGADMLSVYVRQTLVQIVTPDAMRGRVSAVSGVFISASNELGEAESGVAAWFLGPVGAVVFGGIGALGVTGLWAWMFPELRKADRLE